A window of the Radiobacillus deserti genome harbors these coding sequences:
- a CDS encoding ABC transporter ATP-binding protein translates to MLNIRKEFPGIVANDNITIQLKHGEIHALLGENGAGKSTLMNVLFGLYQPEKGEIRVRGEKVNITDPNVANDLGIGMVHQHFMLVDTFTVTQNIILGSEPKKMGRIDMKKAEQEVAELSERYGLKVDPSALIRDISVGMQQRVEILKTLYRGAEVLILDEPTAVLTPQEIKELMEIMKSLVKQGISIILITHKLKEILESCDRCTVIRKGQGIGTVNVSETDANELASLMVGREVSFKTEKVPANPKEAVLKIENLWVKDARTVDMVKGLNLEVKAGEIVGIAGVDGNGQSELIEAITGLTKIDKGTVSLNGKEITNLPPRKVTESGVAHIPQDRHKFGLVLDFPIGENMVLQTYYQKPFAKNGVLSFGKIYDHAKKLIDEYDVRTPSEYTQARALSGGNQQKAIIAREVDRSPDLLIAAQPTRGLDVGAIEFIHKKLIEERDKGKAVLLISFELDEIMNVSDKIAVMFDGQIVANVKPEETNEQELGLLMAGSRQVKEGGN, encoded by the coding sequence ATGTTGAACATCCGCAAAGAATTTCCTGGTATTGTGGCCAATGACAATATAACCATCCAACTTAAGCATGGAGAAATACATGCTTTGCTAGGAGAGAATGGCGCAGGGAAATCAACGCTCATGAACGTATTATTTGGACTTTATCAGCCGGAAAAGGGAGAAATAAGAGTTCGTGGGGAAAAAGTTAACATTACCGATCCTAACGTTGCAAACGATTTAGGAATCGGAATGGTACACCAGCACTTTATGCTTGTGGATACGTTTACTGTTACACAAAATATTATTTTAGGCAGTGAACCGAAAAAAATGGGTAGGATTGACATGAAGAAAGCAGAGCAAGAAGTAGCGGAGCTTTCGGAACGTTATGGATTGAAAGTAGATCCATCTGCACTTATTCGTGATATTTCTGTTGGAATGCAGCAACGTGTGGAAATCCTGAAAACCTTATACCGTGGTGCAGAAGTACTTATTTTAGATGAGCCTACCGCTGTATTAACTCCACAAGAAATTAAGGAGTTAATGGAAATTATGAAGTCCTTAGTGAAGCAAGGGATTTCCATTATCTTGATTACACATAAGCTTAAGGAGATTCTTGAGTCCTGTGATCGTTGTACGGTTATCCGCAAAGGGCAAGGTATCGGAACGGTTAATGTTTCTGAGACGGATGCGAATGAATTGGCGTCTCTCATGGTAGGAAGAGAAGTTAGTTTTAAAACAGAAAAAGTACCGGCAAATCCAAAGGAAGCTGTCTTGAAAATTGAAAACCTTTGGGTGAAGGATGCACGTACTGTGGATATGGTAAAAGGACTTAACTTGGAAGTAAAGGCAGGAGAAATAGTAGGAATAGCTGGGGTAGATGGAAATGGGCAATCCGAACTTATTGAAGCGATAACCGGCTTGACTAAAATAGATAAAGGAACTGTCTCCTTAAATGGCAAAGAAATCACCAACTTACCACCGAGAAAAGTCACAGAATCTGGTGTTGCCCACATCCCGCAAGACCGACATAAGTTTGGACTTGTCCTAGATTTTCCGATTGGAGAAAACATGGTTCTCCAAACGTATTATCAAAAACCATTTGCCAAAAATGGGGTTCTTTCATTCGGTAAAATTTACGATCATGCCAAAAAATTGATTGATGAGTATGATGTGCGTACACCAAGTGAATACACTCAAGCACGTGCGCTATCTGGAGGAAATCAACAAAAAGCAATTATTGCAAGAGAAGTGGACCGTTCACCAGATTTATTAATTGCGGCACAACCAACTAGAGGTTTAGATGTAGGTGCTATTGAATTTATCCATAAAAAGTTAATTGAGGAACGAGACAAAGGAAAAGCAGTCTTGTTAATTTCTTTTGAATTAGATGAGATTATGAATGTTAGCGACAAGATTGCAGTCATGTTTGATGGTCAAATTGTAGCAAACGTGAAGCCGGAAGAGACGAATGAACAAGAGCTTGGTTTGTTAATGGCTGGGAGCAGGCAAGTGAAAGAAGGTGGCAACTAA
- a CDS encoding ABC transporter permease, producing MFSNKTFNIVVPVVSVLLGLLAGAIIMLVFGYNPIQGYIALWNGAFGSSYFFGETIRQVTPYILTGLSIAFAFRTGLFNIGAEGQVIVGWLAAVWVGAAFDAPMIIHLPLALIAAALAGAIWGFVPGILKAKLGVHEVIITIMMNYIALHISNAMIREVLTDSGDSTEPIKESASLASNWLMEMTGYSRMHFGIIVALLAAFFVWFLLEKTTRGYELRSVGFNKHASEYAGMNVGGNIILAMVISGGVAGLAGAMEGLGTFGYMPTHSAFTNLGFDGIAVALLGGNNAFGVIIAAFLFGVLKIGSLNMPTAAEVPSELVEIVIALIIFFVASSYIIRWAILKLKKEGK from the coding sequence ATGTTTTCGAACAAAACATTTAATATAGTCGTTCCAGTTGTGTCCGTATTACTTGGATTACTTGCTGGTGCAATCATTATGCTCGTATTTGGCTACAACCCTATTCAAGGGTACATTGCGCTCTGGAATGGTGCTTTTGGTAGCAGTTACTTTTTTGGAGAAACAATCCGTCAAGTTACGCCTTATATTTTAACTGGTTTATCAATTGCTTTTGCCTTTCGTACCGGACTCTTTAATATTGGGGCAGAAGGCCAAGTTATTGTAGGATGGCTTGCTGCGGTATGGGTAGGTGCAGCGTTTGACGCCCCGATGATTATCCATCTACCGCTTGCATTAATTGCGGCAGCACTTGCTGGTGCAATTTGGGGATTTGTACCTGGAATATTAAAAGCCAAATTAGGGGTTCACGAAGTCATTATTACCATAATGATGAACTATATTGCGTTACACATATCTAATGCTATGATACGTGAGGTATTAACGGATAGTGGAGATAGCACGGAACCGATTAAAGAATCGGCATCCCTTGCTTCCAATTGGTTAATGGAGATGACTGGCTATTCAAGAATGCACTTTGGTATTATTGTTGCTCTTTTAGCGGCTTTCTTTGTTTGGTTTCTATTAGAAAAAACAACACGAGGCTACGAGCTTCGTTCTGTCGGATTTAACAAGCATGCATCCGAATATGCGGGGATGAATGTTGGAGGAAATATTATTTTAGCAATGGTCATTTCCGGAGGTGTTGCGGGATTAGCAGGTGCGATGGAAGGACTTGGAACATTCGGTTACATGCCAACACACTCTGCGTTCACAAACCTCGGATTTGATGGAATCGCTGTTGCCCTGCTAGGTGGTAATAATGCGTTTGGTGTTATTATCGCAGCATTCTTGTTTGGGGTTCTGAAGATTGGTTCCTTGAACATGCCAACAGCAGCCGAAGTTCCGTCTGAGCTAGTGGAGATTGTTATTGCATTAATTATCTTCTTCGTGGCTTCAAGCTATATCATTCGTTGGGCTATACTTAAGTTAAAAAAGGAGGGGAAATAA
- a CDS encoding ABC transporter permease, giving the protein MAAFFDALQSIVPIALFYSAPLIFTALGGVFSERSGVVNIGLEGLMVIGAFSGIVFNLTFEDTLGSVTPWISILVAMVVGAIFSLIHAVAAVSFRADQVVSGVAINFLALGLGVFLTKQWYGKGQTDMVDKPFYSTDIPVLSDIPILGPLFFDGIFVTSYVAIAFAFLAWFILYKTPFGLRLRSVGEHPMAADTNGINVNRMRYIAVMISGALGGLGGAVFALTIAYNFSQATIVGQGFMSLAAVIFGKWHPLGAMGAALFFGFAQSLSVVGSGIPLLENVPAVYLTIAPYVLTILALAGFIGRAEAPKANGQPYVKGSR; this is encoded by the coding sequence ATGGCAGCATTTTTTGACGCGTTACAATCCATCGTACCAATTGCATTGTTTTATTCTGCCCCTCTTATTTTTACAGCATTAGGTGGCGTATTTAGTGAACGATCCGGTGTCGTTAACATCGGTTTAGAAGGGTTAATGGTTATTGGAGCATTTTCAGGAATTGTGTTTAATCTTACGTTTGAGGATACGTTAGGAAGTGTGACACCTTGGATTTCTATACTTGTTGCAATGGTTGTTGGAGCTATTTTCTCTCTTATTCATGCAGTTGCAGCTGTATCCTTCCGTGCCGATCAAGTCGTAAGCGGGGTAGCTATTAACTTCTTAGCATTAGGATTAGGGGTTTTCTTAACGAAGCAATGGTATGGAAAAGGTCAAACAGACATGGTAGACAAACCATTTTATTCAACGGATATTCCAGTTCTATCGGATATACCGATTCTAGGTCCACTCTTTTTTGATGGAATTTTTGTAACATCTTATGTAGCAATCGCTTTTGCCTTTTTAGCATGGTTTATTCTTTATAAAACACCATTCGGATTACGTCTTCGGTCTGTAGGTGAACACCCAATGGCAGCAGATACAAATGGGATTAATGTAAATCGTATGCGTTACATTGCCGTTATGATCTCTGGTGCACTTGGCGGACTAGGTGGAGCGGTGTTTGCCTTAACAATCGCATACAACTTCTCACAAGCAACTATTGTTGGACAAGGGTTTATGTCCTTGGCTGCTGTTATCTTTGGGAAGTGGCATCCACTTGGCGCAATGGGGGCAGCATTATTCTTTGGATTCGCCCAAAGTTTAAGCGTTGTTGGTTCCGGTATTCCATTATTAGAAAATGTGCCAGCCGTTTATTTAACAATCGCACCATACGTTTTAACCATCTTAGCTTTAGCAGGATTTATTGGTCGTGCGGAAGCACCTAAAGCGAATGGACAGCCATATGTAAAAGGTAGTCGTTAG